In the genome of Aequorivita sp. H23M31, the window CTTCCATTTCATTTTTCAATATATTCTCTCTGGTTATTAAAACTACATTGTTTTTATAAATAAAAATAAACTCTCTGTATCGGCTGTTCTTTCCAGAGTTCAAGTTCTTGTTCATTTCTGATGCTACCCTTGTCGTATCCAAATTTTTAAAGCTATTGGTAAAATCAAAAACTATCGAGCTCAACCTTTGTTTTTTTGCTGCGGTAAAGGCATTTGAAATTGCCTTATAGTTGTTTTCCTCAAAATTTATTTTAAGGTCTGATAGATTTCCATTGATGTAGTATTCGGCATTCGTAAACCCTTTGGCAATGTTGGTATCCAAATGGGCACGTATCTGGACCTTTATATCCAAATTGTCCGCAATCTTCAGCGCACTTTCCACGTTCTGTTTTAAATCCCTTTGGTCTGCAAAGATGCTCACTTCCACCTTCTTGTTTTGAGGAGATTTTACATAGGGCGCATTGAGCTTCATCAGTTCCATGTTGCGCTTTGCGTTCTGGTTGCTGTTCAGCAGCTTAAAGAAGTTTCCTTTTTTGGTGAATATCTCCCCGTCCAGTGCCACGTTGCCCTTAAAGTTTGGCTCGGGCATTCCCTCGGGCACTTTGCCCTTGGGCCCTGCGGCGGTGGGAACGGCGTCGCAGCGGCACCTCCAATCCAGTGGTGGGAAATATTTGGCCCAAAACGCATCGTCTATGGGTTTTATAATGCCGTGCAGGTCTTGGTGCGCTTCGCGTACGCGGTCGTCGCCCACGGTGCGGAACTCGAGGTTGGGAAAGAGGTCCTTGGTTTTTTGGAAGCCCTCCCATTTTTGCGCCATTTGTGCGGCGGTCCTTGCTGTCTGCCATTCGGCTTGTAGCCAATTGCGGTTGTACTGGCGGTTCAGTTTTCGGGCAAAGACTTCATATTCGTTATACGGCCGTAGTTTTCCGTCCTTATCGTACAACAGCCCGTTTAGCTGTTCCAGCATGGCGTAGGTTTTTGCACCGGAAAACATATACAGGTTTTTCTTCAGCTCGTTGGGCAGGTTTCCTTTTCCGTCCCCGGGAAAAGAGACCCAATCCTTGCCATATCCGTTCCTTCCGGCTTGGTTCAGTTCAGAATATGTGGCGTTAATGGCATCGCTGTCCAGATCCTCGGGCTTTAGCCTTCCTTCGTGCAGGTCTTTGGCAATACGGTCTATAAGGGCATCCCAACGGCCAAAGTCCAGGGCGGTGGGTTCTACAAAGTGATCGTGGCCACAGTCGTGGTGGGTTTCATAAAAAGCCGTTATCTCATCCAGCAGTGCCTTTACGTTTGGCCTGGGCTTTTTTTTTTCGTCCCCTTCCTCGGGTTGCGGAAGCGTAGCGTTGTTTTTTTGCGAGAGTATCTGCACGCCCAGGCGTTGGCTCAGTTCCTCTATGTCCAGCTCAAAGTGCGGTGCCAGCCCGGTGACCAAATCCTTTAGGTATGCCGGGTCTTCCGGCTCTTCCTGCCATTCAAAATAATGGTTGGCAAATGCCGTATAAACGGGGCTCAGTTTTGCAAGCCTTGGAAATAGCTGCTGGTTTATCACGTTTTTCAGCAACAGCCTATCGCTGTCGTACCGGTCCTTTGCCATGCGGAACTGTATCTCGGCACTTCCCACAAAGCTCTTTTCGTCGGTAATGCCCGAACCGCCAAGGATGCGCTTGCTCATTTCGGAGTTGGCACGGTCAATCAACAAATCGAAGTTGGCAGGGTTTCCGGCATCGCCGCCCTTGATCTCGAACTTCTCGTTGCCGCGCCCCACCATAAAGCCCGAGGCCTTAAAGTTTTTGGCGGCCTCTACCAACTGCTTGAGCCTTCCGGCATCTTCGCGGTCTGTGGTGATAAAGAGATTTCCCACGCCATATTTTTCCACATAGTCCAGCCAAGAACCAAAGCCCAGCTTTTTGGAAAGGATGACGGGTGCCATCTTTGCCAATAGCCCCAAATCCTTGTCCTTGCCCACCTGTATGTAATGGTTTGCCAGTTGTCCTTCCTTGTACGGCCATCCGTGGAGCTCGTCCGGTCTTCTCTTGATGATGCCCCGTACGGCATCAAAATGTGCCATGGGTATTTCCTCTACCTCGGAGAGCTCTTTGGTAAAGGGGTCGAGTTCGTACAGCTCAATGAGCTTTACGCCCTCAAAACGGTTGCTGAGCGCAATGCGCACAAAATCCTCGAACCAGGTACGTTCCAACAGTTCCGATAGGTCTTCCACCTCGTTGCCCGCATTGTCGATGATCTTGAAGGGCGACCGTTGGGAGTGCAGGATGCGGCTGTCTATGATGCTTCCCAAATGGTTGTCCAGCAACAGGTTGTTGTACAGGGTCTGCAGCATGGTCTTGTCCGGGTTCTGGTAATCGTTTGCAAGGAGCAACGCCAGCTTCCATACTTCCAGTGTCTGGGCCTGCATGGATTCTGTCTGCACCTCGAGGAAATCGCTCTTGGCACTTCCCTTTTGCACGGCGTGCACGTTGAGTTCCTGCACGGTTGCATTTTCAAGGAAATAGCGTTCGGCTTTTTTATAGAAGTTGTTGAGCAGGTTTTTCATCTTAGATGTAAAAATTAGGGTTTCTGTTATCGCCAAATAGCGTGGTGCTTATTACCTCGCCCTGGTCATCAATGGCAGCGGGCAGGCCTTTTATTTCCAATTTGCCAAAGGCTATCTTTTCAAGGGTCTCTATGGCGTTCTTGTATTCCTCCACATAGTCTGCGGGCACTTTCCGGGCGGCATTCCTTCGCACCACGTCATAAAGCACCATTTTGGTCAGGATGCGGACCAGGAGCGCATTGCGGATGGGCGCATTTTCGTCAAATATGGTATCCACGTCATAAACAGCTCCAAGGTAACTCTTGAGGATGCCGATGTTTTCGGCTTCCACGTTCTTTAGGGTATTGGCAAAGTCGTTGGACGATTCGTCTATCAGCCTTTCAAAGGCGTGGGTTATCAGGTCTTCTTTCTGTAGGTATATCATCACCAAAGGTTTTTGGATTGGCTGTAATCGCCCGTTACTATTTCGGTATCTCCGCTACTGTCCGAGTGGCTTACGTAGCGTTCCAGTTCGCTTATCCCGGCTTGGTGGGCATCGGGGTAATCGTCCTTTGTATTGTAGCCCGGTTCTATGCCGTAGAGCTGTGCCAGTGCCACCTGCGCATCGTTGTTGTGCTTGAGCCGCTCGTCGTAAAAAATCTTGTTGTTCTGATAGTACGGTTGCAGGGTAAGGATGCGGTCGTACTTTCTGGTCTTGGGCAGTTGCCGCTGGATGATGTTTAGCTTTACGCCAAAACCGGTCTCCCCTTTTTTGATGGCATCGCGCACGGCATCGTTCCAGAACTGCGCCTCGAATATCCAATGCACGATCACCGTTTTGGGAAGCGATTTCTGGTATAGGCACATATAGGCAATGGCCTCGTTCATCTTGCTCTGTTTGCAGAAAACGTCCAGCACATAAAAATCGGTTTCTTTAAGTCCCTGCACTACCACGGCGTTATAATCCGAAGTGGATGTACCGCCATAGGCCACGTCCCACCACCCGAATATGATCTTGAACTGGTTGAGCCTTGGGCGTGGTGCCCATTGTATCTGGCTCTCCAGAAAGATGGTTCCCTCGGTGTGGGGATCGTTGTTGTATTCGCTTTTTGCGGCCAGTACGCCAATTTCCCTTTCAAGGGCTTTGAAATAATCGGGGCCGTATTTTTCGAACCAAGTGGGTTTATAGGTAACGGGATCGTAGGCGTTTACCTGATCTACCGTCCATTCCGGGTGGCGTTCCTGCAAGATGGTCTGCACCATTCTGGGCGCAAAGCGGTTGTTAGACTGTACAAAGCGGCGGGTGGGCCCGTCCATTGTTGGCAACAGGTCGCGCTCAATCCATTTGGCGATGCTTTCCTGCCGTTTCGGGTTTTTGTTGATGTCCTTGGTCTCCAGATCGTCCGCGGCGCAATGGGTGGGCCTTTTGTCCTTTACGCGCAATCCACGCACGGACTGCCCCATCCCCAAGCTCTGGCCTATGAACTTTCCCTTGGTGATAAAAAAACCGGCTTCCCAGTTGCCCTGGTTGAACTGCTGCCCAAAATCGTTGATGATCTGCGGGTTTGCCTCAAACTCGGCACGGATGTCCTCCAGGAGCTGCTCCGCCCTGTCCGCACTGGAACCGATGAGCACAAAGTAGCATTCGCCCTCGTTCATCCAAATCCAGAAGGGAAGCAGGATATTGTTGACCACCGATTTTGCAAGGGCGCGCCCCCATTGGGCAAAACCTTTGAAGGTGGGGTCTTTGAGGACCTTGTTTGCAAACTTGATGTGAAAATCTGGGGTAGATGCCCCGGCATAGTGCGGGAAGTAGCGTTCCACCATAAAGGCGAAATCTTTCTTGGCGCGCTCTACGGCCGATTTTTGCTCCTGTTTGGTTTCAAAAGGGTTGAGATGGACGGACGAGCCGATCATCTCCAGTTGCTTTTTATAGCGTTCTACCTTTTGTTTGTCTATCTTTTTCATTTGCGCAGTACACGGGTTCCGGTGCGGTGGGTTATTTTGTTGTCGTGGAAGGAGAAGTACATTTCGGTAACCACTTTTACCTGTTGCACGCCCGGCTTCACATTTTTCACCTTCAGTATCTGCCCTATTTCCACATTGCTCCCTTTTTTGAGCAGGTATGCGCCTATTTCAAGGTAATACTGTCGTAGGGGTGCGCGGTTCAGGGCAAGGCCCATAATTCTTTTTAGCATAATTATCCTAGTTTTTCTGCAATGTGCTGCAGGTGCGATTTTTGGAAGTCGATGGTTTTTAGATATACTTTTTTGTCCCATTTCATCAAGGCCTCAAATACGTCCTCCATTACTTCAAGGTAGGTGCTCAGGCTTATCTTGAATTCCTTTTCAAGGCGTTCCAGGGCTTTTTGGTACATGGCCACTTCTTGCGAAATACGGGTGGTCTCCTTTTTCAGGTCCAGTAACCGTGCTTGGTCTCCGTTGGCCTCCGCTATCTTGATTTCCTCGAGGGTCTGCAGGGTCATATTGGTAAGCTCCGCGATCACCTTTTTGATGTTCTCGGTGCGCGACTGTGAGTTGTTGAGCTTGGCGTCGCGCAATTGCCGCCAGTTT includes:
- a CDS encoding phage portal protein family protein, which gives rise to MKNLLNNFYKKAERYFLENATVQELNVHAVQKGSAKSDFLEVQTESMQAQTLEVWKLALLLANDYQNPDKTMLQTLYNNLLLDNHLGSIIDSRILHSQRSPFKIIDNAGNEVEDLSELLERTWFEDFVRIALSNRFEGVKLIELYELDPFTKELSEVEEIPMAHFDAVRGIIKRRPDELHGWPYKEGQLANHYIQVGKDKDLGLLAKMAPVILSKKLGFGSWLDYVEKYGVGNLFITTDREDAGRLKQLVEAAKNFKASGFMVGRGNEKFEIKGGDAGNPANFDLLIDRANSEMSKRILGGSGITDEKSFVGSAEIQFRMAKDRYDSDRLLLKNVINQQLFPRLAKLSPVYTAFANHYFEWQEEPEDPAYLKDLVTGLAPHFELDIEELSQRLGVQILSQKNNATLPQPEEGDEKKKPRPNVKALLDEITAFYETHHDCGHDHFVEPTALDFGRWDALIDRIAKDLHEGRLKPEDLDSDAINATYSELNQAGRNGYGKDWVSFPGDGKGNLPNELKKNLYMFSGAKTYAMLEQLNGLLYDKDGKLRPYNEYEVFARKLNRQYNRNWLQAEWQTARTAAQMAQKWEGFQKTKDLFPNLEFRTVGDDRVREAHQDLHGIIKPIDDAFWAKYFPPLDWRCRCDAVPTAAGPKGKVPEGMPEPNFKGNVALDGEIFTKKGNFFKLLNSNQNAKRNMELMKLNAPYVKSPQNKKVEVSIFADQRDLKQNVESALKIADNLDIKVQIRAHLDTNIAKGFTNAEYYINGNLSDLKINFEENNYKAISNAFTAAKKQRLSSIVFDFTNSFKNLDTTRVASEMNKNLNSGKNSRYREFIFIYKNNVVLITRENILKNEMEAILKKLKSEP
- a CDS encoding phage protein Gp36 family protein; translated protein: MIYLQKEDLITHAFERLIDESSNDFANTLKNVEAENIGILKSYLGAVYDVDTIFDENAPIRNALLVRILTKMVLYDVVRRNAARKVPADYVEEYKNAIETLEKIAFGKLEIKGLPAAIDDQGEVISTTLFGDNRNPNFYI